In the genome of Muntiacus reevesi chromosome 5, mMunRee1.1, whole genome shotgun sequence, one region contains:
- the IGFN1 gene encoding immunoglobulin-like and fibronectin type III domain-containing protein 1 isoform X1 yields MGPEDEVGFRDGSVGFGGAGSLAGVGKDGGLRGQEALGRGSGCGAASGGPYSGMSTEDGPEAGRGAGLGGGAGVGLGSSIAGRPGAMDGAAYGAGPGSPGMLGVPGGPPRLSDGWDSESGLGGSGRPGAPEAWGAVSSEGKAGVAGQQDGSELPGYPGHRGAPSREGGASGVPGGRGAVQGESWAESAAQESRRDQDSWKSGPGAAGRGPASVQGALAPPGAGATQLGGKRVGAGRGAPVGTGQGLDGSQLPGERGGSPSGPTGGHGERHAWGPGGEDRGPGRDSSGAWDQPPGPWASSSLQGEDAALRGTRARPECSWGWGGAPDGEEAAGGRSPGFPDGKASGLGRSRASGPGDSGVPGKGTSAGGEGGSSRKPGGSGRQGARDGLDGPYGRKEPGDGSRDQGPGAPPGTGHRRGRGSLDAGDGRVHGPEALAEYEAVDEAGVAERRLGPYRSRTQTWSRVDPGAAKRGGADEARDLGQPPGGEDTGHPGEPPSHLGSSRAGRDGGSDAYGRRRDATLSPRSRRKPGTGGFSEDARGPAGHFSQGLADMEVERGEPAVLSCTLARDLGPGAWFKDGVKLSAQDGLALEQDGLAHRLVIAQADGTRAGRYSFAAGGQQSEATLTVHDPPVIAPDVSAKLREPLVVKAGKPVTMKVPFQSCLPVQATWRKAGEEVAGGSGRGAQVAVGDGFTRLCLPSASRQDRGQYSVTLRSQGGSTQAELTLQVLDKPQPPQGPLEVQDGHGAGLRLHWRPPKDDGGRALEQYVVERRQAGRSTWLKVGEPGSDSTSFTDAHTEQGKKYAYRVRAVTAEGPSEALESEEVLVAPEAQPGPPSPPSILSASSQGITLSWTAPRGPGSAHILGYLIEKRKKGSNTWVAVNQKPVPEKKWTVGDLRQGWQYEFRVTAVAPSGRGEPGPPSEAVFARDPMRPPGPVRDLQVTDTSHTSITLSWARPDSQDGDEPQGYVVELRGAASSQWSPCHAGTVPGTAYTAKGLRPRESYLLRVTAVNDGGPGQPTALGSAVEAMPVSVRPKFCMDASMKDLLTVRAGDTVRVPVYFEAAPTPEVTWLKDGLPLPKRSVASVKDGLTQLLIPSASLDDSGVYTVVLRSPRGEEATYSFRLRVAARPRAPGPVVLREGALGSVTVEWAPSPDETEAGAAPLHYAVLMRTSAHAPWSPAAERLHNCRFTLVGVLPGHEYHFRVVAKNELGASEPSDTRQPWVVPRQPPDKVAARGLSYREPDLSQKPRFLVGLRPHLLPLGSECCMTCAVHGQPRPHVSWFKNDQSLANHPAAYTTDVMGVCSLVIPSVSATDGGQYKAVAENTLGQAVSTATLIVVEPRDEPRRTLEWPCPAPQSLEDRGPLKLHSSQHAGLGSPSKGVEDAGHAQSLRGRRASGKLLQGGVEASGKTKRKRAFRLPALS; encoded by the exons ATGGGGCCAGAGGATGAGGTGGGCTTCAGAGATGGTTCAGTGGGATTTGGAGGAGCAGGCTCACTGGCTGGGGTGGGAAAGGACGGCGGACTCAGAGGCCAGGAAGCCCTGGGACGTGGCTCGGGATGCGGGGCCGCCTCAGGGGGGCCCTACAGTGGCATGAGCACTGAGGATGGTCCAGAGGCGGGcagaggggcggggctggggggaggcGCAGGTGTGGGGCTGGGCTCCAGCATAGCCGGACGGCCGGGTGCCATGGATGGTGCAGCTTATGGGGCCGGCCCTGGGAGCCCAGGGATGCTGGGGGTTCCAGGAGGTCCGCCGAGGCTCTCAGATGGATGGGATTCCGAGAGTGGTTTGGGGGGCTCTGGACGCCCAGGCGCCCCTGAGGCGTGGGGGGCTGTGAGTTCTGAGGGGAAGGCAGGTGTTGCAGGGCAGCAAGACGGCTCTGAGCTCCCGGGGTACCCCGGGCACAGAGGGGCTCCCAGCAGGGAGGGCGGGGCTTCCGGGGTCCCTGGTGGTCGGGGAGCAGTGCAGGGCGAGAGCTGGGCAGAGTCAGCTGCTCAGGAATCCAGACGTGACCAGGACTCCTGGAAATCAGGTCCCGGAGCGGCAGGCAGGGGTCCGGCATCTGTGCAGGGGGCACTGGCCCCTCCGGGTGCCGGGGCCACACAGCTGGGTGGCAAGAGGGTGGGGGCCGGACGGGGGGCCCCTGTGGGCACAGGCCAGGGTCTAGACGGCAGCCAGTTGCCCGGAGAAAGGGGCGGATCCCCATCAGGGCCCACCGGTGGGCACGGGGAAAGACACGCGTGGGGCCCAGGCGGGGAAGACCGGGGGCCTGGCCGAGacagctctggagcctgggaccagcccccaggcccctgggCTTCGAGCTCCCTCCAGGGGGAAGACGCCGCTCTCAGGGGGACCCGAGCAAGGCCAGAGTGCtcctggggctgggggggggcTCCAGACGGAGAGGAGGCTGCTGGGGGGCGAAGCCCAGGCTTCCCGGATGGCAAAGCTTCGGGCCTGGGAAGGAGCAGAGCTAGCGGCCCAGGGGACTCAGGTGTCCCCGGAAAGGGGACTTCTGCTGGGGGGGAGGGCGGCTCCTCCCGAAAGCCTGGGGGTTCGGGACGACAGGGGGCCCGGGATGGCCTGGATGGTCCCTACGGCAGAAAAGAACCTGGCGATGGGTCGCGGGATCAGGGGCCTGGCGCTCCGCCGGGCACAGGACACAGGAGAGGAAGGGGCTCCCTGGATGCTGGGGATGGCAGGGTCCATGGCCCAGAGGCCCTGGCGGAGTACGAGGCGGTGGATGAGGCCGGCGTGGcagagaggaggctgggcccGTACAGGAGCAGGACTCAGACCTGGTCCAGGGTCGACCCTGGAGCAGCAAAGAGAGGGGGTGCGGATGAGGCCAGAGACCTGGGGCAGCCGCCTGGCGGAGAGGACACGGGGCACCCCGGGGAGCCCCCCAGCCACCTGGGTAGCAGCAGAGCTGGCAGAGACGGCGGGTCAGACGCCTACGGCCGGAGGAGGGACGCCACCCTGAGCCCCAGGTCCAGACGCAAGCCTGGCACAGGTGGCTTCTCTGAGGACGCCAGAG GCCCCGCCGGCCACTTCTCCCAGGGCCTGGCTGACATGGAGGTGGAGCGCGGGGAGCCCGCCGTGCTCTCCTGCACCCTCGCACGCGACCTGGGCCCCGGAGCCTGGTTTAAGGACGGAGTCAAG CTCAGCGCCCAGGATGGACTCGCCTTGGAGCAGGATGGGCTGGCGCACAGGCTTGTCATCGCCCAGGCAGACGGGACGCGGGCCGGGAGGTACAGCTTTGCAGCCGGAGGCCAGCAGAGCGAGGCCACACTGACCGTCCACG ATCCCCCGGTCATCGCTCCGGACGTCTCGGCGAAGCTGCGGGAGCCGCTGGTGGTCAAGGCTGGGAAGCCGGTGACCATGAAGGTCCCCTTCCAGAGCTGCCTCCCGGTCCAGGCCACCTGGAGGAAGGCCGGGGAGGAGGTGGCCGGTGGCAGCGGCCGCGGCGCCCAGGTGGCCGTGGGGGACGGCTTCACGCGGCTGTGCCTCCCCAGCGCCAGCCGGCAGGACCGTGGCCAGTACAGCGTCACCCTGAGGAGCCAGGGCGGCTCCACGCAGGCCGAGCTCACCCTGCAGGTCCTAG ACAAGCCGCAGCCCCCGCAGGGCCCCCTGGAGGTGCAGGACGGCCACGGGGCTGGTCTGCGCCTGCACTGGCGGCCCCCTAAGGATGACGGCGGCCGGGCCCTGGAGCAGTACGTGGTGGAGCGGCGGCAGGCCGGCCGGAGCACATGGCTGAAGGTGGGCGAGCCCGGCTCAGACAGCACCAGCTTCACGGACGCCCACACGGAGCAGGGCAAGAAGTACGCCTACCGCGTGCGGGCGGTGACCGCAGAGGGGCCCAGCGAGGCCCTGGAGTCCGAGGAGGTGCTGGTGGCACCTGAGG CTCAGCCCGGGCCCCCGTCCCCGCCATCCATCCTGTCAGCCTCCAGCCAGGGCATCACTCTGTCCTGGACGGCGCCCCGGGGCCCCGGCAGCGCCCACATCCTCGGCTACCTGATTGAGAAGCGCAAGAAAGGGAGCAACACCTGGGTGGCCGTGAACCAGAAGCCCGTGCCCG AGAAGAAGTGGACAGTGGGGGACCTGCGGCAGGGCTGGCAGTATGAGTTCCGGGTCACAGCCGTGGCCCCCTCTGGCCGGGGAGAGCCTGGACCCCCATCGGAGGCCGTCTTCGCCCGCGACCCCATGA GACCCCCGGGGCCCGTGAGGGATCTCCAGGTCACGGACACGTCGCACACCAGCATCACCCTGAGCTGGGCTCGGCCCGACAGCCAGGACGGGGACGAACCGCAGGGCTACGTGGTGGAGCTGCGCGGCGCGGCCAGCTCGCAGTGGAGCCCGTGCCACGCGGGCACCGTGCCGGGCACCGCCTACACGGCCAAGGGGCTGCGGCCCCGGGAGAGCTACCTCCTGCGGGTGACGGCCGTGAACGACGGGGGCCCCGGCCAGCCCACGGCCCTGGGCTCCGCGGTGGAAGCCATGCCCGTCTCGG TCCGCCCCAAGTTCTGCATGGACGCCAGCATGAAGGACTTGCTGACGGTCAGAGCTGGGGACACGGTCCGCGTGCCCGTCTACTTTGAG GCGGCGCCCACCCCGGAGGTGACCTGGTTGAAGGACGGCTTGCCCTTGCCTAAGCGGAGTGTGGCCTCCGTCAAGGACGGCCTCACCCAGCTCCTGATCCCCTCGGCCAGCCTCGATGACAGCGGCGTCTACACCGTGGTGCTGAGGAGCCCGCGAGGGGAGGAGGCCACCTACAGCTTCCGCCTCAGGGTGGCAG CGCGCCCGCGGGCGCCAGGGCCCGTCGTCCTGCGGGAGGGCGCGCTGGGCTCGGTGACCGTCGAGTGGGCGCCGTCCCCGGACGAGACGGAGGCGGGCGCCGCGCCGCTGCACTACGCCGTCCTGATGCGCACCTCGGCCCACGCGCCCTGGAGTCCGGCGGCCGAGCGCCTGCACAACTGCCGCTTCACCCTGGTGGGCGTCCTCCCGGGCCACGAGTACCACTTCCGCGTGGTGGCCAAGAACGAGCTGGGCGCCAGCGAGCCCTCGGACACGCGCCAGCCCTGGGTCGTCCCGCGCCAGCCTCCGG ACAAGGTCGCTGCGAGGGGCTTGAGCTACCGGGAGCCCGACCTGAGCCAGAAGCCGCGCTTCCTGGTGGGCCTGCGTCCCCACCTGCTGCCCCTGGGCAGCGAGTGCTGCATGACCTGCGCCGTGCATGGCCAGCCGCGCCCCCACGTCTCCTGGTTCAAGAACGACCAGAGCCTGGCCAACCACCCCGCGGCGTACACCACCGACGTGATGGGCGTCTGCTCACTGGTCATCCCCAGCGTCTCTGCCACGGACGGCGGCCAGTACAAGGCGGTGGCCGAGAACACGCTGGGCCAGGCGGTCAGCACCGCCACGCTCATCGTCGTGG AACCCAGGGATGAGCCCCGCCGCACCCTGGAAtggccctgcccagcccctcaGTCGCTGGAAGACCGCGGACCCCTGAAGCTGCACTCCTCACAGCACGCTGGCCTGGGGAGCCCGTCCAAGGGGGTGGAGGATGCTGGCCATGCCCAGAGCCTCAGGGGGAGGCGAGCGAGCGGGAAGCTCCTCCAGGGGGGCGTGGAGGCTTCGGGAAAGACAAAGAGGAAGCGGGCATTCAGACTCCCGGCCTTGAGCTGA
- the IGFN1 gene encoding immunoglobulin-like and fibronectin type III domain-containing protein 1 isoform X2, which yields MAGKSLKKSSTPGVSIWQLVEEVPKGCSTPDFVQKPIALALQEGKTATFRAVVCGEPRPRVRWHCSRGDLSSSSKYQVSSGTGSREHVLQINKLTGEDTDVYRCTAVNAYGEATCSARLTVIEVGFRKNRKRPKEPQEDLRKELVDFRKMLKKRDPPPAPKKEVDMERVWQLLMTADRKDYEQICLKYGIVDFRGMLRRLQRMSKEREEKLAPYLNTIANLRHVRVNKEGIATFGLELDLKSPESKIYLYKDGEMVPYGFDNQTKHSLRRLGKHYQFQIQDLKPEDAGIYQVRVEDAHVFTTELEASAIPPHVVVPLADVRCEERGDAVFECTLSSPCSTAAWRFQHQPLHLSDKYETFVSPDGLRHRLLVRGVRFSDMGLYSLGTKLHASSAWLVVEAGKDKSLLTTSADRHLGSSRAGRDGGSDAYGRRRDATLSPRSRRKPGTGGFSEDARGPAGHFSQGLADMEVERGEPAVLSCTLARDLGPGAWFKDGVKLSAQDGLALEQDGLAHRLVIAQADGTRAGRYSFAAGGQQSEATLTVHDPPVIAPDVSAKLREPLVVKAGKPVTMKVPFQSCLPVQATWRKAGEEVAGGSGRGAQVAVGDGFTRLCLPSASRQDRGQYSVTLRSQGGSTQAELTLQVLDKPQPPQGPLEVQDGHGAGLRLHWRPPKDDGGRALEQYVVERRQAGRSTWLKVGEPGSDSTSFTDAHTEQGKKYAYRVRAVTAEGPSEALESEEVLVAPEAQPGPPSPPSILSASSQGITLSWTAPRGPGSAHILGYLIEKRKKGSNTWVAVNQKPVPEKKWTVGDLRQGWQYEFRVTAVAPSGRGEPGPPSEAVFARDPMRPPGPVRDLQVTDTSHTSITLSWARPDSQDGDEPQGYVVELRGAASSQWSPCHAGTVPGTAYTAKGLRPRESYLLRVTAVNDGGPGQPTALGSAVEAMPVSVRPKFCMDASMKDLLTVRAGDTVRVPVYFEAAPTPEVTWLKDGLPLPKRSVASVKDGLTQLLIPSASLDDSGVYTVVLRSPRGEEATYSFRLRVAARPRAPGPVVLREGALGSVTVEWAPSPDETEAGAAPLHYAVLMRTSAHAPWSPAAERLHNCRFTLVGVLPGHEYHFRVVAKNELGASEPSDTRQPWVVPRQPPDKVAARGLSYREPDLSQKPRFLVGLRPHLLPLGSECCMTCAVHGQPRPHVSWFKNDQSLANHPAAYTTDVMGVCSLVIPSVSATDGGQYKAVAENTLGQAVSTATLIVVEPRDEPRRTLEWPCPAPQSLEDRGPLKLHSSQHAGLGSPSKGVEDAGHAQSLRGRRASGKLLQGGVEASGKTKRKRAFRLPALS from the exons ATGGCAG ggaaatccctcaagAAGTCCTCCACGCCGGGCGTGAGCATCTGGCAGCTGGTGGAGGAGGTGCCCAAAGGCTGCAGCACGCCCGACTTCGTGCAGAAGCCCATTGCCTTGGCGCTGCAGGAGG GGAAGACTGCCACCTTCCGGGCTGTGGTCTGCGGGGAGCCCAGGCCCAGGGTGCGCTGGCACTGCTCCAGAGGGGACCTCAGCAGCTCCAGCAAGTACCAGGTCTCGTCCGGCACCGGCAGCAGGGAGCACGTGCTGCAG ATCAATAAACTGACCGGCGAGGACACGGACGTGTACCGCTGCACTGCAGTGAATGCCTATGGAGAGGCCACGTGCTCGGCCAGGCTCACGGTCATCGAAG TTGGCTTTCGGAAGAATCGGAAGAGGCCCAAGGAGCCCCAAGAGG acCTCAGGAAGGAGCTAGTGGACTTCCGGAAGATGCTGAAAAAGAG GGACCCGCCTCCCGCCCCCAAGAAGGAGGTGGACATGGAGCGCGTGTGGCAGCTGCTGATGACGGCGGACCGCAAGGACTACGAGCAGATCTGCCTCAAGTACGGCATCGTGGACTTCCGCGGGATGCTGCGGCGGCTGCAGCGGATGAGCAAGGAGCGCGAGGAGAAGCTGGCACCG TACCTCAACACCATCGCCAACCTGAGACATGTCCGGGTCAACAAGGAGGGGATCGCAACCTTTGGCCTGGAGCTGGACCTCAAGAGTCCTGAGAGCAAGATTTACCTGTACAAG GACGGTGAGATGGTCCCCTACGGCTTCGACAACCAGACCAAACACAGTCTGCGGCGTCTGGGGAAGCACTACCAGTTCCAAATCCAGGACCTGAAGCCGGAGGACGCCGGCATCTACCAGGTCCGGGTGGAGGATGCCCACGTCTTCACCACGGAGCTGGAGGCCAGCG CCATCCCGCCCCACGTGGTGGTCCCGCTGGCCGACGTCCGCTGCGAGGAGCGGGGGGACGCCGTCTTCGAGTGCACCCTGTCCAGCCCCTGCTCCACCGCCGCCTGGAGGTTTCAGCACCAGCCGCTCCACCTCAGTGACAAGTACGAGACGTTCGTGTCCCCGGACGGGCTGAGGCACCGGCTGCTGGTGCGAGGGGTCCGCTTCTCCGACATGGGCCTCTACTCCCTGGGCACCAAGCTCCATGCCTCCAGCGCCTGGCTGGTGGTGGAAG ctgggaaagataagaGCCTTCTGACCACAAGCGCTGACCG CCACCTGGGTAGCAGCAGAGCTGGCAGAGACGGCGGGTCAGACGCCTACGGCCGGAGGAGGGACGCCACCCTGAGCCCCAGGTCCAGACGCAAGCCTGGCACAGGTGGCTTCTCTGAGGACGCCAGAG GCCCCGCCGGCCACTTCTCCCAGGGCCTGGCTGACATGGAGGTGGAGCGCGGGGAGCCCGCCGTGCTCTCCTGCACCCTCGCACGCGACCTGGGCCCCGGAGCCTGGTTTAAGGACGGAGTCAAG CTCAGCGCCCAGGATGGACTCGCCTTGGAGCAGGATGGGCTGGCGCACAGGCTTGTCATCGCCCAGGCAGACGGGACGCGGGCCGGGAGGTACAGCTTTGCAGCCGGAGGCCAGCAGAGCGAGGCCACACTGACCGTCCACG ATCCCCCGGTCATCGCTCCGGACGTCTCGGCGAAGCTGCGGGAGCCGCTGGTGGTCAAGGCTGGGAAGCCGGTGACCATGAAGGTCCCCTTCCAGAGCTGCCTCCCGGTCCAGGCCACCTGGAGGAAGGCCGGGGAGGAGGTGGCCGGTGGCAGCGGCCGCGGCGCCCAGGTGGCCGTGGGGGACGGCTTCACGCGGCTGTGCCTCCCCAGCGCCAGCCGGCAGGACCGTGGCCAGTACAGCGTCACCCTGAGGAGCCAGGGCGGCTCCACGCAGGCCGAGCTCACCCTGCAGGTCCTAG ACAAGCCGCAGCCCCCGCAGGGCCCCCTGGAGGTGCAGGACGGCCACGGGGCTGGTCTGCGCCTGCACTGGCGGCCCCCTAAGGATGACGGCGGCCGGGCCCTGGAGCAGTACGTGGTGGAGCGGCGGCAGGCCGGCCGGAGCACATGGCTGAAGGTGGGCGAGCCCGGCTCAGACAGCACCAGCTTCACGGACGCCCACACGGAGCAGGGCAAGAAGTACGCCTACCGCGTGCGGGCGGTGACCGCAGAGGGGCCCAGCGAGGCCCTGGAGTCCGAGGAGGTGCTGGTGGCACCTGAGG CTCAGCCCGGGCCCCCGTCCCCGCCATCCATCCTGTCAGCCTCCAGCCAGGGCATCACTCTGTCCTGGACGGCGCCCCGGGGCCCCGGCAGCGCCCACATCCTCGGCTACCTGATTGAGAAGCGCAAGAAAGGGAGCAACACCTGGGTGGCCGTGAACCAGAAGCCCGTGCCCG AGAAGAAGTGGACAGTGGGGGACCTGCGGCAGGGCTGGCAGTATGAGTTCCGGGTCACAGCCGTGGCCCCCTCTGGCCGGGGAGAGCCTGGACCCCCATCGGAGGCCGTCTTCGCCCGCGACCCCATGA GACCCCCGGGGCCCGTGAGGGATCTCCAGGTCACGGACACGTCGCACACCAGCATCACCCTGAGCTGGGCTCGGCCCGACAGCCAGGACGGGGACGAACCGCAGGGCTACGTGGTGGAGCTGCGCGGCGCGGCCAGCTCGCAGTGGAGCCCGTGCCACGCGGGCACCGTGCCGGGCACCGCCTACACGGCCAAGGGGCTGCGGCCCCGGGAGAGCTACCTCCTGCGGGTGACGGCCGTGAACGACGGGGGCCCCGGCCAGCCCACGGCCCTGGGCTCCGCGGTGGAAGCCATGCCCGTCTCGG TCCGCCCCAAGTTCTGCATGGACGCCAGCATGAAGGACTTGCTGACGGTCAGAGCTGGGGACACGGTCCGCGTGCCCGTCTACTTTGAG GCGGCGCCCACCCCGGAGGTGACCTGGTTGAAGGACGGCTTGCCCTTGCCTAAGCGGAGTGTGGCCTCCGTCAAGGACGGCCTCACCCAGCTCCTGATCCCCTCGGCCAGCCTCGATGACAGCGGCGTCTACACCGTGGTGCTGAGGAGCCCGCGAGGGGAGGAGGCCACCTACAGCTTCCGCCTCAGGGTGGCAG CGCGCCCGCGGGCGCCAGGGCCCGTCGTCCTGCGGGAGGGCGCGCTGGGCTCGGTGACCGTCGAGTGGGCGCCGTCCCCGGACGAGACGGAGGCGGGCGCCGCGCCGCTGCACTACGCCGTCCTGATGCGCACCTCGGCCCACGCGCCCTGGAGTCCGGCGGCCGAGCGCCTGCACAACTGCCGCTTCACCCTGGTGGGCGTCCTCCCGGGCCACGAGTACCACTTCCGCGTGGTGGCCAAGAACGAGCTGGGCGCCAGCGAGCCCTCGGACACGCGCCAGCCCTGGGTCGTCCCGCGCCAGCCTCCGG ACAAGGTCGCTGCGAGGGGCTTGAGCTACCGGGAGCCCGACCTGAGCCAGAAGCCGCGCTTCCTGGTGGGCCTGCGTCCCCACCTGCTGCCCCTGGGCAGCGAGTGCTGCATGACCTGCGCCGTGCATGGCCAGCCGCGCCCCCACGTCTCCTGGTTCAAGAACGACCAGAGCCTGGCCAACCACCCCGCGGCGTACACCACCGACGTGATGGGCGTCTGCTCACTGGTCATCCCCAGCGTCTCTGCCACGGACGGCGGCCAGTACAAGGCGGTGGCCGAGAACACGCTGGGCCAGGCGGTCAGCACCGCCACGCTCATCGTCGTGG AACCCAGGGATGAGCCCCGCCGCACCCTGGAAtggccctgcccagcccctcaGTCGCTGGAAGACCGCGGACCCCTGAAGCTGCACTCCTCACAGCACGCTGGCCTGGGGAGCCCGTCCAAGGGGGTGGAGGATGCTGGCCATGCCCAGAGCCTCAGGGGGAGGCGAGCGAGCGGGAAGCTCCTCCAGGGGGGCGTGGAGGCTTCGGGAAAGACAAAGAGGAAGCGGGCATTCAGACTCCCGGCCTTGAGCTGA
- the LOC136168715 gene encoding uncharacterized protein: MGGNAGYRDGLGGSGGMGAGAKAGYGDGLGGSGGVDSGGKAGYGDGLGGSGGMGVGTKAGYGDGLGGSGGMGAGAKAGYGDGLGGSGGMGAGAKAGYGDGLGGSGGMGGGAKAGYGDGLGGSGGMGAGAKAGYGDGLGSSGGMGVGAKAGYGDGLGGSGGMGAGAKAGYGDGLGGSGGMGVGAKAGYGDGLGGSGGMGAGAKAGYGDGLGGSGGMGVGAKAGYGDGLGGSGGMGAGAKAGYGDGLGGSGGMGAGVKAGYRDGLGGSGGMGAGAKAGYGDGLGGSGGMGAGAKAGYRDGLGGSGGMRAGAKAGYGDGLGGSGGMGAGTKAGYGDGLGGSGGMGAGAKAGYRDGLGGSGGMRAGAKAGYGDGLGGSGGMGAGAKAGYGDGLGGSGGVDSGAKAGYGDGLGGSGGMGAGAKAGYGDGLGGSGGVDSGAKAGYGDGLGGSGRMGAGAKAGYRDGLGGSGGMGAGAKAGYGDGLGGSGGVDSRAKAGYRDGLGGSGAMGAGTKAGYGDGLGGSGGVDSGAKTGYGDGLGGSGGVDSGGKADYQDGLRGSGGMGAGAKAGYRDGLGGSGGMGAGAKAGYGDGLGGSGGVDSGAKAGYGDGLGGSGGMGAGAKAGYGDGLGGSGGVLGELTQALRLVMGMV, encoded by the exons ATGG GAGGTAACGCTGGTTATAGGGATGGTTTAGGGGGTTCTGGGGGAATGGGGGCAGGGGCTAAGGCTGGTTATGGAGATGGTTTAGGGGGTTCTGGGGGAGTTGATTCAGGGGGTAAGGCTGGTTATGGGGATGGTTTAGGGGGTTCTGGGGGAATGGGAGTAGGCACTAAGGCTGGTTATGGAGATGGTTTAGGGGGTTCTGGGGGAATGGGGGCAGGGGCTAAGGCTGGTTATGGGGATGGTTTAGGGGGTTCTGGGGGAATGGGAGCAGGCGCTAAGGCTGGTTATGGAGATGGTTTAGGGGGTTCTGGGGGAATGGGGGGAGGCGCTAAGGCTGGTTATGGAGATGGTTTAGGGGGTTCTGGGGGAATGGGGGCAGGTGCTAAGGCTGGTTATGGGGATGGTTTAGGGAGTTCTGGGGGAATGGGGGTAGGCGCTAAGGCTGGTTATGGAGATGGTTTAGGGGGTTCTGGGGGAATGGGGGCAGGTGCTAAGGCTGGTTATGGGGATGGTTTAGGGGGTTCTGGGGGAATGGGGGTAGGCGCTAAGGCTGGTTATGGAGATGGTTTAGGGGGTTCTGGGGGAATGGGGGCAGGTGCTAAGGCTGGTTATGGAGATGGTTTAGGGGGTTCTGGGGGAATGGGGGTAGGCGCTAAGGCTGGTTATGGAGATGGTTTAGGGGGTTCTGGGGGAATGGGGGCAGGTGCTAAGGCTGGTTATGGGGATGGTTTAGGGGGTTCTGGAGGAATGGGGGCAGGCGTTAAGGCTGGTTATCGGGATGGTTTAGGGGGTTCTGGGGGAATGGGGGCAGGCGCTAAAGCTGGTTATGGGGATGGTTTAGGGGGTTCTGGGGGAATGGGGGCAGGCGCTAAGGCTGGTTATCGGGATGGTTTAGGGGGTTCTGGGGGAATGAGGGCAGGTGCTAAGGCTGGTTATGGGGATGGTTTAGGGGGTTCTGGGGGAATGGGGGCAGGCACTAAAGCTGGTTATGGGGATGGTTTAGGGGGTTCTGGGGGAATGGGGGCAGGCGCTAAGGCTGGTTATCGGGATGGTTTAGGGGGTTCTGGGGGAATGAGGGCAGGTGCTAAGGCTGGTTATGGGGATGGTTTAGGGGGTTCTGGGGGAATGGGGGCAGGCGCTAAAGCTGGTTATGGGGATGGTTTAGGAGGTTCTGGGGGAGTTGATTCAGGGGCTAAGGCTGGTTATGGAGATGGTTTAGGGGGTTCTGGGGGAATGGGGGCAGGCGCTAAAGCTGGTTATGGGGATGGTTTAGGGGGTTCTGGGGGAGTTGATTCAGGGGCTAAGGCTGGTTATGGAGATGGTTTAGGGGGTTCTGGAAGAATGGGGGCAGGGGCTAAGGCTGGTTATAGGGATGGTTTAGGGGGTTCTGGGGGAATGGGGGCAGGCGCTAAAGCTGGTTATGGGGATGGTTTAGGGGGTTCTGGGGGAGTTGATTCAAGGGCTAAGGCTGGTTATAGGGATGGTTTAGGGGGTTCTGGGGCAATGGGGGCAGGCACTAAAGCTGGTTATGGGGATGGTTTAGGGGGTTCTGGGGGAGTTGATTCAGGGGCTAAGACTGGTTATGGAGATGGTTTAGGGGGTTCTGGGGGTGTTGATTCAGGAGGTAAGGCTGATTATCAGGATGGTTTAAGGGGTTCTGGAGGAATGGGGGCAGGGGCTAAGGCTGGTTATAGGGATGGTTTAGGGGGTTCTGGGGGAATGGGGGCAGGCGCTAAAGCTGGTTATGGGGATGGTTTAGGGGGTTCTGGGGGAGTTGACTCAGGCGCTAAGGCTGGTTATGGGGATGGTTTAGGGGGTTCTGGAGGAATGGGGGCAGGGGCTAAGGCTGGTTATGGGGATGGTTTAGGGGGTTCTGGG GGGGTCCTGGGGGAGTTGACTCAGGCGCTAAGGCTGGTTATGGGGATGGTTTAG